A region of Nocardioides alkalitolerans DNA encodes the following proteins:
- the sucD gene encoding succinate--CoA ligase subunit alpha has protein sequence MSIYLNSDSKIIVQGITGGMGAKHTALMLDSGASIVGGVNARKAGTTVTHKDADGNDVELPVFGSVADAMKETGANVSVLFVPPPFTKDAAIEAIDAGMPLIVVITEGVPVQDTAEVWSYLQGKSTRMIGPNCPGIITPGESLAGITPHTITGKGPVGLVSKSGTLTYQMMFELKDFGFSTAIGIGGDPIVGTTHIDALQAFEEDPETEVIVMIGEIGGDAEERAAAYIKENITKPVVGYVAGFTAPEGKTMGHAGAIVSGSAGTAQAKKDALEAVGVKVGKTPSETAALAREILQSR, from the coding sequence ATGTCGATCTACCTGAACTCCGACTCCAAGATCATCGTCCAGGGCATCACGGGTGGCATGGGTGCGAAGCACACGGCCCTCATGCTCGACTCGGGCGCCTCGATCGTGGGTGGCGTGAACGCGCGCAAGGCCGGCACGACGGTGACCCACAAGGACGCCGACGGTAACGACGTCGAGCTGCCGGTCTTCGGCAGCGTCGCCGACGCCATGAAGGAGACGGGCGCCAACGTGTCCGTCCTCTTCGTCCCGCCGCCGTTCACCAAGGACGCGGCCATCGAGGCCATCGACGCCGGGATGCCGCTCATCGTGGTCATCACCGAGGGCGTCCCGGTGCAGGACACGGCCGAGGTCTGGTCCTACCTGCAGGGCAAGTCCACCCGGATGATCGGCCCGAACTGCCCCGGCATCATCACGCCGGGCGAGTCCCTGGCCGGCATCACGCCCCACACCATCACGGGCAAGGGCCCGGTCGGTCTCGTGTCGAAGTCGGGCACGCTGACCTACCAGATGATGTTCGAGCTGAAGGACTTCGGCTTCTCGACGGCCATCGGCATCGGCGGCGACCCGATCGTCGGCACGACGCACATCGACGCGCTCCAGGCCTTCGAGGAGGACCCGGAGACCGAGGTGATCGTCATGATCGGTGAGATCGGGGGCGACGCCGAGGAGCGGGCCGCGGCGTACATCAAGGAGAACATCACGAAGCCGGTCGTCGGCTACGTGGCGGGCTTCACCGCGCCGGAGGGCAAGACTATGGGTCACGCCGGCGCGATCGTGTCCGGCTCGGCCGGCACGGCGCAGGCGAAGAAGGACGCGCTCGAGGCCGTCGGCGTCAAGGTCGGCAAGACGCCGTCCGAGACGGCGGCGCTCGCGCGGGAGATCCTGCAGAGCCGCTGA
- the pcrA gene encoding DNA helicase PcrA: MSSSSMIPGLEHLLPPAASPSTSSATSAEGRTPAASGDAPGASDRPSGSGAEALLEGLNDPQREAVVHAGAPLLVVAGAGSGKTRVLTRRIAWLVSQRKAHPGSILAITFTNKAAAEMKERVEALVGRRARVMWVSTFHSACVRILRKEIERLGFSSSFSIYDAADSQRLMTLVLGDLDLDPKRYQPRAVLAWVSNAKNELKDAEQAAAEADNGVEQAYASAYAEYQKRLQAANALDFDDLIMTTVHLFAAYPEVREVYRRRFRHVLVDEYQDTNHAQYALIHQLCADDPEAARDSVLAGAEAPGDAGGSGGERVPPSELMVVGDADQSIYAFRGANIRNILDFEQDFPNASTVLLEQNYRSTQTILTAANAVIGNNEGRKPKRLWSDAGDGEPIVGYVADDEHDEARFVADEIDKLTDDHGVRAGDVAVFYRTNAQSRVFEEIFVRVGLPYKVVGGVRFYERKEVRDALAYLRMLANPADEISLRRVVNTPKRGIGDRAQACVAALAAREGTTYWEALRVAHRADGIASRSVKAIRGFVDVVEELQQMVAADERPDVILEAALDRSGYLAELEESDDPQDHTRVENLAELVAVAREFADDPQAGPSADPEDVEAGTVQPGLRDFLERVALVADADQIPDDDGGDGVVTLMTLHTAKGLEFPVVFLSGMEDGVFPHMRALGDRKELEEERRLAYVGLTRARERLYLSRAVVRSAWGAPSHNPASRFLDELPATLVDWRRTAAAMTTWNRPDLGSSWGGSSRSGSTPLGAPTAAGRRNFSAAAARADAAAKAKKAREVPNLAPGDRVVHDTFGMGTVVTVDGVADKAIASIDFGSSGVKRLLLRYAPVEKL; the protein is encoded by the coding sequence ATGAGCAGCTCCTCCATGATCCCCGGCCTCGAGCACCTCCTGCCGCCCGCGGCGTCGCCGTCGACGTCCTCCGCGACGTCTGCGGAGGGGCGCACCCCGGCTGCGTCGGGCGACGCCCCGGGCGCGTCGGACCGCCCGAGCGGATCGGGTGCCGAGGCCCTCCTGGAGGGACTGAACGACCCGCAGCGCGAGGCGGTCGTCCACGCGGGCGCCCCGCTGCTGGTGGTCGCGGGCGCGGGGTCGGGCAAGACCCGCGTGCTGACCCGCCGGATCGCGTGGCTGGTGAGCCAGCGCAAGGCGCACCCGGGGTCGATCCTGGCCATCACCTTCACCAACAAGGCCGCCGCCGAGATGAAGGAGCGCGTCGAGGCGCTCGTCGGTCGCCGGGCCCGCGTCATGTGGGTCTCGACGTTCCACTCGGCCTGCGTCCGCATCCTCCGCAAGGAGATCGAGCGGCTGGGGTTCTCGTCGAGCTTCTCCATCTACGACGCGGCCGACTCCCAGCGGCTGATGACCCTGGTGCTGGGCGACCTCGACCTCGACCCGAAGCGCTACCAGCCGCGGGCGGTGCTGGCGTGGGTGTCCAACGCGAAGAACGAGCTGAAGGACGCCGAGCAGGCGGCCGCCGAGGCGGACAACGGCGTCGAGCAGGCCTATGCCTCGGCGTACGCGGAGTACCAGAAGCGCCTGCAGGCGGCCAACGCGCTCGACTTCGACGACCTCATCATGACGACGGTGCACCTCTTCGCGGCGTACCCGGAGGTGCGCGAGGTCTACCGGCGGCGGTTCCGGCACGTGCTCGTGGACGAGTACCAGGACACCAACCACGCGCAGTACGCGTTGATCCACCAGCTGTGCGCCGACGACCCCGAGGCGGCGCGCGACTCCGTGCTCGCGGGCGCCGAGGCCCCCGGCGACGCGGGTGGCTCCGGCGGGGAGCGCGTGCCGCCGAGCGAGCTCATGGTGGTGGGTGACGCCGACCAGTCGATCTACGCGTTCCGCGGCGCCAACATCCGCAACATCCTCGACTTCGAGCAGGACTTCCCCAACGCGTCGACCGTGCTGCTCGAGCAGAACTACCGCTCGACCCAGACGATCCTCACCGCCGCCAACGCGGTCATCGGCAACAACGAGGGCCGCAAGCCGAAGCGGCTCTGGTCCGACGCGGGGGACGGGGAGCCGATCGTCGGCTACGTCGCGGACGACGAGCACGACGAGGCCCGCTTCGTCGCCGACGAGATCGACAAGCTGACCGACGACCACGGAGTGCGGGCCGGCGACGTCGCGGTGTTCTACCGCACCAACGCCCAGTCGCGCGTGTTCGAGGAGATCTTCGTGCGCGTCGGGCTGCCCTACAAGGTGGTCGGGGGCGTCCGGTTCTACGAGCGCAAGGAGGTCCGCGACGCGCTGGCCTACCTGCGCATGCTCGCCAACCCGGCCGACGAGATCTCGCTGCGCCGGGTGGTCAACACCCCGAAGCGGGGGATCGGCGACCGGGCCCAGGCGTGCGTGGCGGCGCTGGCGGCGCGCGAGGGCACGACGTACTGGGAGGCCCTGCGGGTCGCGCACCGGGCCGACGGCATCGCGTCGCGGTCGGTGAAGGCCATCCGCGGCTTCGTCGACGTGGTCGAGGAGCTGCAGCAGATGGTGGCGGCCGACGAGCGTCCCGACGTGATCCTCGAGGCGGCGCTCGACCGGTCGGGCTACCTGGCGGAGCTGGAGGAGTCCGACGACCCGCAGGACCACACGCGTGTCGAGAACCTGGCGGAGCTCGTCGCCGTGGCGCGGGAGTTCGCCGACGACCCGCAGGCAGGCCCGTCGGCCGACCCCGAGGACGTCGAGGCGGGCACGGTGCAGCCGGGCCTGCGCGACTTCCTCGAGCGGGTCGCCCTGGTGGCCGATGCCGACCAGATCCCCGACGACGACGGCGGTGACGGCGTCGTCACGCTCATGACGCTCCACACCGCCAAGGGCCTGGAGTTCCCGGTGGTCTTCCTCAGCGGCATGGAGGACGGGGTCTTCCCCCACATGCGCGCCCTGGGGGACCGCAAGGAGCTGGAGGAGGAGCGCCGGTTGGCGTACGTGGGGCTCACCCGCGCCCGGGAGCGGCTCTACCTGTCGCGCGCCGTCGTGCGGTCCGCCTGGGGCGCCCCCTCGCACAACCCCGCGTCGCGGTTCCTCGACGAGCTGCCGGCCACCCTGGTCGACTGGCGACGCACCGCCGCCGCGATGACGACGTGGAACCGTCCCGACCTGGGGTCGTCCTGGGGCGGCTCGTCGCGGTCCGGTTCCACGCCCCTCGGCGCGCCCACCGCGGCCGGGCGCCGCAACTTTTCGGCGGCCGCCGCCCGTGCCGACGCGGCCGCGAAGGCGAAGAAGGCCCGCGAGGTGCCCAACCTGGCGCCCGGCGACCGCGTCGTCCACGACACCTTCGGGATGGGCACCGTCGTCACGGTCGACGGCGTGGCCGACAAGGCCATCGCCTCGATCGACTTCGGCAGCAGCGGCGTCAAGCGCCTGCTGCTGCGCTACGCCCCGGTCGAGAAGCTCTGA
- the sucC gene encoding ADP-forming succinate--CoA ligase subunit beta, whose protein sequence is MDLMEYQAKQLFAKHGVATTLGTVVETAEAAKAAAEEIGGVTVIKAQVKAGGRGKAGGVKIAKTADEAFEHASNILGMEIKGLTVNRVLVTPATPPEEEYYFSFLLDRSNRQYLCIASVEGGVEIEEVAKTNPEAVRQIPVDPGTGVDEAKAREIATDAKFPEAVFEQAVEMIQALYTVFVEEDATLVEVNPLARLAGDKLEALDGKVSLDENASEFRHPEHADFEIREEADPLEAKAKDLGLNYVKLDGQVGIIGNGAGLVMSTLDVVAYAGEAHGGVKPANFLDIGGGANAQVMANGLDVILNDPQVKSVFVNVFGGITACDEVANGIKGALELLGDAATKPLVVRLDGNNVEQGRAILDELAHPLVTQVDTMDGAADKAAELANA, encoded by the coding sequence GTGGACCTGATGGAGTACCAGGCGAAGCAGCTCTTCGCCAAGCACGGCGTGGCGACCACGCTCGGCACCGTCGTCGAGACGGCCGAGGCGGCGAAGGCGGCAGCCGAGGAGATCGGTGGCGTCACCGTCATCAAGGCGCAGGTCAAGGCCGGCGGTCGCGGCAAGGCCGGCGGCGTGAAGATCGCCAAGACCGCGGACGAGGCGTTCGAGCACGCCTCGAACATCCTCGGCATGGAGATCAAGGGCCTCACGGTCAACCGCGTGCTGGTGACGCCCGCGACCCCGCCGGAGGAGGAGTACTACTTCTCGTTCCTGCTGGACCGGTCGAACCGTCAGTACCTCTGCATCGCGTCCGTCGAGGGTGGTGTCGAGATCGAGGAGGTCGCGAAGACCAACCCCGAGGCCGTCCGCCAGATCCCCGTCGACCCGGGCACCGGTGTCGACGAGGCCAAGGCCCGCGAGATCGCGACCGACGCCAAGTTCCCCGAGGCCGTCTTCGAGCAGGCCGTGGAGATGATCCAGGCGCTCTACACGGTCTTCGTCGAGGAGGACGCCACGCTCGTCGAGGTCAACCCCCTCGCGCGCCTGGCCGGCGACAAGCTCGAGGCGCTCGACGGCAAGGTCTCGCTCGACGAGAACGCGTCGGAGTTCCGCCACCCCGAGCACGCCGACTTCGAGATCCGCGAGGAGGCCGACCCGCTCGAGGCGAAGGCCAAGGACCTCGGTCTCAACTACGTGAAGCTCGACGGCCAGGTCGGCATCATCGGCAACGGCGCGGGCCTCGTGATGAGCACGCTCGACGTCGTCGCCTACGCCGGTGAGGCGCACGGCGGCGTCAAGCCCGCCAACTTCCTCGACATCGGTGGCGGCGCCAACGCCCAGGTGATGGCGAACGGCCTCGACGTCATCCTCAACGACCCGCAGGTCAAGAGCGTGTTCGTCAACGTCTTCGGCGGCATCACCGCGTGCGACGAGGTCGCCAACGGCATCAAGGGCGCGCTCGAGCTCCTCGGCGACGCCGCGACGAAGCCGCTCGTCGTGCGTCTCGACGGCAACAACGTCGAGCAGGGCCGGGCGATCCTGGACGAGCTGGCCCACCCGCTCGTCACGCAGGTCGACACGATGGACGGCGCGGCCGACAAGGCCGCCGAGCTCGCCAACGCCTGA
- a CDS encoding M23 family metallopeptidase, producing the protein MGNHRADHRGSRRLGGSTSGDAARPVGGKRAARPEPRRRATTVERSATTEISTPAIERDVTTTRPVTATPVRAAHEGTRFEDTTLTLPAVTASVPAPTTYDVRGYAAQARAEAKAEARAQTAAARSAEPGRRRAVKEAKPASTGTGFRIPVRPSGPVLAGVAVLAISTGGALTAGGAGTTTDVDQPTTQVAASGAMSGTTVASSGDLLTERNRAVSRDSQRDALADATVDEATLQQTEEMAEERATAISALGQAAEQEAQRVAANAWVLPVASYRLTNRFGQAESYYASGYHTGLDFAAPSGTTIKAVAGGRVTQAGYNGSYGNKTVITLEDGTEMWYAHQSSIAVSVGDTVAAGDVIGYVGSTGNSTGPHLHLEVRPGAGDPVDPYAALQQNGVTP; encoded by the coding sequence ATGGGCAACCACCGAGCAGATCACCGCGGCTCCCGCCGCCTCGGTGGATCGACCTCTGGTGACGCAGCCCGCCCCGTCGGAGGCAAGCGCGCGGCCCGCCCCGAGCCGCGCCGCCGTGCCACCACGGTCGAGCGGAGCGCCACCACCGAGATCAGCACCCCCGCGATCGAGCGCGACGTCACCACGACGCGCCCCGTGACGGCCACCCCGGTGCGTGCGGCGCACGAGGGCACCCGGTTCGAGGACACGACGCTGACGCTCCCGGCCGTGACCGCGAGCGTCCCCGCCCCCACGACGTACGACGTGCGTGGCTACGCGGCGCAGGCCCGCGCGGAGGCGAAGGCCGAGGCCCGCGCCCAGACCGCCGCCGCGCGCTCCGCCGAGCCGGGTCGTCGCCGCGCGGTGAAGGAGGCGAAGCCGGCGTCCACCGGCACCGGCTTCCGCATCCCCGTCCGCCCCTCCGGCCCCGTCCTCGCGGGCGTGGCCGTGCTCGCCATCTCGACCGGCGGTGCGCTCACGGCCGGCGGCGCAGGCACCACCACCGACGTCGACCAGCCCACGACCCAGGTCGCGGCCAGCGGTGCGATGTCGGGCACGACGGTGGCCTCGAGCGGCGACCTGCTCACGGAGCGGAACCGCGCCGTCAGCCGCGACTCGCAGCGCGACGCCCTCGCGGACGCGACGGTCGACGAGGCCACCCTCCAGCAGACGGAGGAGATGGCGGAGGAGCGCGCCACCGCGATCAGCGCCCTCGGCCAGGCGGCCGAGCAGGAGGCCCAGCGGGTCGCCGCGAACGCGTGGGTGCTGCCCGTGGCGAGCTACCGCCTCACCAACCGGTTCGGCCAGGCCGAGTCCTACTACGCGTCGGGCTACCACACGGGTCTCGACTTCGCCGCCCCGTCGGGCACGACGATCAAGGCCGTCGCCGGCGGTCGCGTGACCCAGGCCGGCTACAACGGCAGCTACGGCAACAAGACCGTCATCACGCTCGAGGACGGCACGGAGATGTGGTACGCCCACCAGTCGTCCATCGCCGTCTCCGTCGGCGACACGGTCGCCGCGGGCGACGTGATCGGCTACGTCGGTTCGACCGGCAACAGCACCGGCCCCCACCTCCACCTCGAGGTGCGACCCGGCGCCGGTGACCCCGTCGACCCGTACGCGGCGCTCCAGCAGAACGGCGTCACCCCCTGA
- a CDS encoding GAF domain-containing protein: protein MAFSAGFSAVAPGTDLTVHARELRRVHDAVLGGTRLAPGARPRAVVARSWRRMLELGLDPDGAGARDPLPLAEVEARRRRSPLSDVIDDLRRALASVADASRFLLVVTDADGIILWREGASAVRRRADTLGFGEGALWSESQVGTNAIGTALAEQAPVQLFSAEHFEAQQHPWYCTAMPLHDPRTGDLLGVVDVSGPALTMHPAITALVETAVRLAEARLAQLHAERLDRLRRSCDHVIGTSTGPLLVVDDDGWVAHRSGIAVRDRIAAPRAETTVAVPGLGVCLPERLDGGWLVRPAAAERRLRMRLDLRGEPLLEATSGGEQWRRALSRRHADILVRVAAAGPAGLTPAALSRDLFGDDTHEVTVRAEVSRMRRVLGAVLGTAPYRLAPEIELEVVPPVVPGTP from the coding sequence ATGGCGTTCAGCGCGGGGTTCAGCGCGGTCGCACCCGGCACCGACCTGACGGTCCACGCCCGCGAGCTGCGGCGCGTGCACGACGCCGTGCTCGGCGGCACGCGGCTCGCTCCGGGCGCGCGTCCGCGGGCGGTCGTGGCGCGGTCCTGGCGGCGCATGCTGGAGCTCGGCCTGGACCCCGACGGCGCCGGCGCCCGCGACCCGCTGCCCCTCGCGGAGGTGGAGGCGCGACGCAGGAGGTCGCCCCTGTCCGACGTCATCGACGACCTGCGCCGGGCGCTCGCCAGCGTCGCCGACGCCTCCCGCTTCCTGCTCGTCGTCACCGACGCGGACGGGATCATCCTGTGGCGCGAGGGGGCGAGCGCCGTGCGCCGCCGCGCCGACACGCTCGGGTTCGGCGAGGGTGCGCTCTGGTCGGAGTCGCAGGTCGGCACCAACGCGATCGGCACGGCCCTCGCCGAGCAGGCGCCCGTGCAGCTCTTCTCGGCGGAGCACTTCGAGGCCCAGCAGCACCCCTGGTACTGCACCGCCATGCCGCTGCACGACCCCCGCACGGGCGACCTGCTCGGCGTCGTCGACGTCAGCGGGCCGGCGCTGACCATGCACCCCGCCATCACCGCCCTGGTCGAGACGGCGGTCCGGCTCGCCGAGGCCCGCCTGGCGCAGCTGCACGCGGAGCGCCTCGACCGGCTGCGCCGCTCCTGCGACCACGTCATCGGTACGTCGACGGGTCCCCTCCTCGTCGTCGACGACGACGGCTGGGTGGCCCACCGCTCCGGCATCGCCGTGCGCGACCGCATCGCCGCACCGCGGGCCGAGACCACCGTCGCGGTGCCGGGCCTGGGGGTCTGCCTGCCGGAGCGGCTCGACGGTGGGTGGCTCGTGCGCCCCGCGGCGGCCGAACGGCGGCTCCGCATGCGGCTCGACCTGCGCGGGGAGCCGCTCCTGGAGGCGACCTCGGGCGGCGAGCAGTGGCGCCGGGCCCTGAGCCGACGCCACGCCGACATCCTCGTGCGCGTCGCGGCCGCCGGCCCCGCCGGCCTCACGCCCGCGGCGCTGAGCCGCGACCTGTTCGGGGACGACACCCACGAGGTGACCGTCCGGGCCGAGGTCTCGCGCATGCGGCGCGTGCTCGGGGCGGTGCTCGGCACAGCGCCGTACCGCCTCGCCCCCGAGATCGAGCTCGAGGTCGTGCCCCCGGTCGTGCCCGGGACGCCGTAG